A single genomic interval of Terriglobus albidus harbors:
- a CDS encoding glycerate kinase type-2 family protein: MDTRTVATLKEHAKQIYLRTLEAARLDTHLAEQVRWADGILQVGEHSFPLELYRRAVIIALGKAAVPMAVYSADLLRGYLPFTGLVLAPENSGAPAELTFLRGSHPFPDESSRRAAELALELAREADGETLVLWLISGGASAMMEMPLVPEISMDEMAAFHRMLVHSGLNIAEMNALRKHVSAVKGGRLAVAAANAATQVTLLVSDVPEGRPDVIASGPTIPDGSTITYCRVLLSRLKEPLPPAIAELFAGLELPETPKRNDPAFARAFYLEVLSSSTLCTEAAAIARDLGFEAVVDNGCDEWPYDKAAVYLLYKLARLRQPGKRIALISAGEVAVPVTGPAGNGGRNQHFALYAAQLIDGMANTAVLSAGSDGLDGNSLAAGAVADTATWEYAKDPAGALERFDSGTVFSLLGDAIFTGPTGNNLRDLRILLADD, encoded by the coding sequence GTGGATACACGAACAGTGGCGACGCTCAAGGAACACGCAAAACAGATCTATCTGCGGACTCTCGAAGCAGCCCGGCTCGACACGCATCTTGCGGAGCAGGTACGGTGGGCCGACGGTATCCTTCAGGTGGGAGAGCATAGTTTCCCGCTTGAACTCTACCGGCGCGCCGTCATCATTGCACTCGGCAAGGCGGCAGTCCCCATGGCCGTATACAGTGCGGATCTGTTGCGGGGATACCTGCCATTCACGGGATTGGTGCTGGCTCCGGAAAACTCAGGAGCTCCGGCAGAGCTAACGTTTCTGCGTGGATCGCATCCCTTTCCAGACGAGAGCTCGCGCCGTGCCGCCGAGCTCGCGCTCGAGCTGGCACGCGAAGCAGACGGTGAGACCCTGGTGTTGTGGCTTATCAGCGGCGGAGCTTCCGCCATGATGGAGATGCCGTTAGTGCCTGAGATCTCCATGGATGAGATGGCGGCGTTCCATCGCATGCTGGTGCATTCGGGACTGAACATCGCGGAGATGAATGCACTGCGCAAACACGTATCTGCAGTCAAAGGAGGCCGGTTGGCTGTTGCCGCAGCCAATGCTGCGACGCAGGTGACCCTGCTGGTGAGCGATGTGCCGGAGGGGCGCCCGGATGTGATCGCCTCCGGACCCACCATTCCGGATGGAAGTACGATCACCTACTGCCGGGTGTTGCTGTCTCGCTTGAAGGAACCGTTGCCTCCCGCGATCGCTGAACTGTTCGCGGGTCTCGAGCTGCCGGAGACGCCAAAGCGGAACGATCCTGCTTTTGCCAGGGCCTTCTATCTCGAAGTGCTTTCGTCGTCCACTCTTTGTACGGAGGCCGCTGCCATCGCTCGCGATCTCGGATTCGAGGCGGTAGTCGACAACGGATGCGATGAGTGGCCTTATGACAAGGCGGCAGTCTATCTGCTCTACAAGCTTGCCCGCCTGCGGCAACCGGGCAAACGGATAGCGCTGATCTCTGCGGGAGAGGTCGCTGTGCCGGTTACCGGACCGGCCGGCAACGGAGGACGCAACCAGCACTTCGCGCTCTACGCTGCACAACTCATCGACGGTATGGCGAATACTGCTGTGTTAAGTGCCGGCAGTGACGGTCTGGACGGCAACAGCCTGGCTGCTGGGGCAGTGGCTGATACTGCGACCTGGGAATATGCAAAGGATCCTGCCGGAGCGCTGGAACGATTCGACTCCGGAACCGTCTTCTCTCTCTTGGGAGATGCCATCTTCACCGGACCGACGGGGAACAACCTGCGCGATCTGCGGATATTGCTGGCAGACGACTAG
- a CDS encoding PPC domain-containing DNA-binding protein: protein MRPFVISLAISVCLALTQAHAQEQTILPTRPIPPGKAPHMQVKLVKDTPEEKVYAVIFLKGDEALSGMVDFANKYHANDAHFTAIGAISSATLGWLDLSRKIYVAIPVQEQVEVVSLMGDIATFQDKPVVHMHAVLSKRNGSTVGGHVWELNVNPTLEFFVTVNNTPLKKRPDDPSGMKLIDPTQ from the coding sequence ATGCGACCGTTTGTGATCTCTCTGGCAATCTCCGTCTGTCTCGCTCTCACACAAGCCCACGCACAGGAACAAACCATCCTGCCCACACGACCTATTCCGCCGGGCAAAGCGCCTCATATGCAGGTGAAGCTGGTGAAAGATACGCCGGAAGAGAAAGTCTACGCCGTGATCTTCCTGAAGGGCGATGAGGCTCTAAGCGGCATGGTCGACTTCGCCAACAAGTACCACGCCAACGATGCGCACTTCACCGCCATCGGAGCCATCAGCAGCGCTACTCTCGGCTGGCTCGATCTCTCTCGCAAGATCTATGTCGCCATCCCTGTACAGGAGCAGGTGGAGGTAGTTTCCCTGATGGGAGATATCGCGACCTTTCAGGACAAGCCCGTTGTGCACATGCACGCTGTCCTGAGTAAACGCAACGGCTCGACGGTCGGTGGTCACGTGTGGGAGTTGAATGTTAATCCGACACTTGAATTCTTCGTGACCGTAAACAACACGCCACTGAAGAAGCGGCCAGACGATCCTTCCGGCATGAAGCTGATCGACCCTACACAGTAG
- a CDS encoding LLM class flavin-dependent oxidoreductase has product MSELRLSVLDLVGLRPGEEASEGIARSVTLAQHVENLGYQRFLLAEHHSIAGIASSATAVLIGHIAGATKSIRVGSAGIMLPNHAPLVVAEQFGTLEALYPGRIDLGLGRAPGGDFHTMRALRRDLKQSGDDFPALLEELRTYLGDPRPDQIVHAFPGEGSRVPVLLLGSSAFGAQLAGMLGLPYAFAAHFAPEYLYAAARLYREMFRPGVLQEPHMMVGVQVIAAPTDAEAKRLFTTPQQRFLRLIRNQPVELLPPVDSMDGLWADYEQAAVESKLGAAIVGGPETVRAGIEKLARDTGAKEIIAVTDTYDFNDRLRSYELLAEAMLPIATV; this is encoded by the coding sequence ATGAGCGAACTTCGCTTGAGCGTTCTGGACCTGGTGGGGCTGCGGCCCGGAGAAGAGGCATCGGAGGGTATTGCCCGTTCCGTAACCCTGGCGCAGCACGTCGAGAACCTTGGTTATCAGCGCTTCCTGCTGGCCGAGCATCACTCCATCGCCGGCATTGCCAGTTCTGCGACAGCCGTGCTCATTGGGCATATCGCAGGCGCGACGAAGTCGATCCGCGTTGGCTCTGCCGGTATCATGCTGCCCAATCACGCGCCGCTGGTGGTGGCAGAACAGTTCGGCACGCTGGAAGCGCTGTATCCCGGACGTATCGATCTTGGCCTGGGACGCGCTCCTGGCGGTGACTTCCACACCATGCGGGCCTTGCGCCGAGACTTGAAGCAGTCTGGCGATGACTTCCCGGCGCTTCTGGAAGAGCTGCGGACGTATCTTGGCGATCCCAGACCGGACCAGATCGTACACGCATTTCCCGGCGAGGGAAGCCGGGTCCCCGTTCTGCTATTGGGTTCCAGTGCTTTTGGCGCACAGCTTGCGGGTATGCTCGGCCTGCCATACGCCTTCGCAGCGCACTTCGCCCCCGAATATCTGTACGCTGCGGCCCGGCTTTATCGCGAGATGTTTCGTCCGGGTGTATTGCAGGAGCCACACATGATGGTCGGCGTACAGGTGATCGCTGCGCCGACAGACGCGGAGGCGAAGCGCCTGTTCACCACTCCGCAACAGCGCTTCCTGCGGCTGATCCGCAACCAGCCAGTGGAGCTGCTGCCTCCGGTGGATTCCATGGACGGCCTGTGGGCCGACTATGAGCAAGCCGCGGTGGAGAGCAAGCTGGGAGCAGCGATTGTTGGCGGTCCGGAGACGGTGCGCGCCGGCATCGAGAAGCTCGCTCGCGACACCGGCGCCAAAGAGATTATTGCCGTCACCGACACCTACGATTTCAACGACCGTCTGCGCAGCTATGAGCTGCTGGCGGAGGCCATGCTTCCCATAGCTACTGTGTAG
- a CDS encoding spinster family MFS transporter, which yields MTTSTKLTTKRVAGATTALILLTALNFVNYIDRYILPGVQEMVKGEFHASDAEIGSLTTWFMLAYICAAPITGWLGDRFPRKPLVVFGAIFWSSMNLLSATVHTFGALNLRHAALGLGEASFGIFAPAILSDFFPAQERNRVMTIFNLAIPVGAALGYLIGGMVGSHWGWRAPFYVSAVPGILFALMILFLMREPERGASEAEKTKVGKADLLALVTNRAYLSSIFGYAFITFCMGGLSWWMPSFLHRVNGYSLGQAGFTIGAITAVTGIVGTATGGWIASRLIKRNSSALYLVSAFGCLSSIPFALLTFFGPSWITLPALAGAEICLFLGTGPINAATVNAVTAANRASALAGQLLLIHLLGDMPSPLLIGLVSDHSNLRLGMGITTLALVVAGVILLLGGRYVKRQPTAA from the coding sequence ATGACGACCTCCACCAAGCTGACGACCAAGCGTGTCGCCGGGGCCACAACCGCCCTCATCCTTCTCACCGCTCTAAACTTCGTCAACTACATTGACCGCTACATCCTGCCCGGTGTGCAGGAGATGGTGAAGGGCGAGTTCCATGCCTCGGACGCGGAGATCGGTTCGCTGACAACGTGGTTCATGCTGGCCTATATCTGCGCCGCACCAATCACCGGCTGGCTGGGCGACCGTTTTCCGCGTAAGCCGCTGGTGGTCTTCGGCGCAATCTTCTGGAGCAGCATGAACCTGCTCTCGGCGACCGTCCACACCTTCGGCGCGCTGAATCTGCGTCATGCGGCTCTGGGACTGGGAGAGGCGAGCTTTGGCATCTTCGCTCCTGCCATCTTGTCTGACTTCTTTCCGGCGCAGGAACGCAACCGGGTAATGACCATCTTCAACCTGGCCATTCCCGTCGGTGCCGCGCTCGGCTACCTGATCGGCGGTATGGTCGGCAGTCATTGGGGCTGGCGCGCTCCGTTCTATGTCTCAGCGGTTCCCGGCATTCTCTTTGCGCTGATGATCCTCTTCCTGATGCGTGAGCCGGAGCGCGGCGCCAGTGAAGCGGAGAAGACCAAGGTTGGTAAAGCCGATCTGCTGGCGCTGGTCACGAACCGCGCCTATCTCAGCTCGATCTTTGGATACGCGTTTATCACCTTCTGCATGGGCGGCCTCTCCTGGTGGATGCCGTCGTTCCTGCATCGGGTGAACGGCTACTCGCTGGGGCAAGCCGGATTCACCATCGGAGCCATCACGGCTGTCACCGGCATTGTTGGGACTGCCACGGGCGGCTGGATCGCCAGCCGCCTAATAAAACGCAATTCCAGTGCGTTGTACCTGGTTTCGGCGTTCGGCTGCCTCTCCTCCATTCCGTTTGCGTTGCTGACTTTTTTCGGCCCATCGTGGATCACGTTGCCTGCGCTCGCGGGGGCAGAGATCTGTCTGTTTCTCGGTACTGGACCCATCAACGCCGCCACGGTCAATGCGGTGACTGCCGCTAACCGGGCATCGGCACTGGCCGGGCAGCTTTTGCTCATCCACCTGCTGGGCGATATGCCCTCGCCACTGCTGATCGGCCTGGTAAGCGACCACTCCAATCTGCGGCTCGGCATGGGCATCACAACCCTCGCCCTGGTTGTCGCAGGTGTAATCCTTCTCCTGGGAGGCCGGTACGTGAAGCGGCAGCCGACAGCCGCATAG
- the queF gene encoding preQ(1) synthase, which produces MAKKQPRYTDEHAAAGLDTKFPEIETWANQFPAYEILIDDPEFTSVCPKTGLPDFGVLQIRYMPKKRCLELKSLKEYLFTYRNLGIFQENICNQVLEDVVKATDPVWAEVKGDFRPRGGISTIVTARWPRPKK; this is translated from the coding sequence ATGGCAAAGAAGCAACCGCGTTACACCGATGAGCACGCTGCCGCCGGGCTCGATACCAAGTTTCCTGAGATCGAAACCTGGGCGAACCAGTTTCCGGCCTACGAGATCCTGATCGACGATCCGGAGTTCACCTCCGTCTGCCCCAAGACCGGTCTGCCGGACTTTGGCGTGCTGCAGATTCGCTACATGCCGAAGAAGCGCTGCCTGGAGCTGAAGAGCCTGAAGGAGTATCTGTTCACCTATCGCAACCTTGGCATCTTCCAGGAGAACATCTGCAACCAGGTGTTGGAAGACGTGGTGAAGGCCACCGATCCGGTCTGGGCCGAGGTGAAGGGCGACTTCCGCCCGCGTGGCGGCATCTCGACGATTGTTACCGCTCGCTGGCCACGGCCGAAGAAGTAA
- a CDS encoding SDR family NAD(P)-dependent oxidoreductase encodes MGVLNGKVAVVTGASKGIGAGIAKKLAAEGAAVVLNYGASREDAEKQIAEITKNGGKAIAVQGSVANSAEVVRVFEEAKKAYGKVDILVNNAGVYAFAPLAEVQEAEFHREFNTNVLGAILSAKEALKYFPEEGGSIVNIGSAASTLTAPGSVIYSATKAALDAVTGVLSKELGPKIRVNSVNPGPVVTEGYTTLGFKDSEFEKQFVGQMPLKRVGSVEEVADAVLFLASDASRWITGEKLVVAGGLR; translated from the coding sequence ATGGGAGTTTTGAACGGAAAGGTCGCCGTCGTAACGGGCGCTTCGAAGGGCATCGGCGCGGGTATCGCAAAGAAGCTGGCTGCAGAGGGCGCCGCAGTGGTGCTGAACTACGGGGCCAGCCGTGAGGACGCGGAGAAGCAGATTGCCGAGATCACGAAGAACGGTGGCAAGGCAATTGCCGTGCAGGGAAGTGTCGCCAACAGTGCGGAGGTCGTCCGGGTCTTTGAAGAGGCGAAGAAGGCGTACGGCAAGGTGGACATCCTGGTGAACAATGCCGGCGTTTACGCATTCGCCCCGCTTGCGGAGGTGCAGGAGGCGGAGTTCCATCGCGAGTTCAACACCAATGTTCTGGGAGCGATCCTATCGGCCAAAGAGGCATTGAAGTACTTCCCGGAGGAGGGCGGAAGCATCGTGAATATCGGTTCAGCCGCATCCACGCTGACGGCTCCAGGATCGGTCATCTATTCGGCAACCAAAGCTGCACTGGATGCGGTGACTGGCGTTCTGTCCAAAGAACTCGGCCCGAAGATCCGCGTGAACTCGGTCAACCCTGGACCGGTCGTCACCGAGGGCTACACCACTCTTGGGTTCAAAGACTCCGAGTTTGAAAAGCAGTTCGTCGGACAGATGCCGCTGAAGCGTGTCGGCTCGGTGGAAGAGGTCGCGGATGCAGTTCTGTTCCTCGCCTCGGACGCATCCAGGTGGATCACAGGCGAGAAGCTCGTCGTAGCCGGCGGCCTGCGGTGA
- a CDS encoding M48 family metalloprotease, with amino-acid sequence MRRFQTAILALAMAGLAVPGAVYAQSQPSDKDSSKSPQSPTGSPVPTDASKSTPEEIQKAKEEAAKKADSIPQPGEKLNKNIKKGSDDDVDAAGTRDIGGRGMGNWYSTDWEIRNGKGYAMEIERSARLINDPVINEYVNRIGQNIVKNSDSKVPFTIKVLDTDEVNAMALPGGFFYVNSGLILACDEEAELAGVMAHEIAHVAAHHAAREMTRMNYMQIGQVPLIIFTSGTWTGYGIYQASQLALPLTFLQFSRNFEAQADWLGLQYMYRSGYDPQAFIQFFEKIDALQKHKPGMISKAFSSHPQTPDRIERSEDEIATILPSKPDYVVTTSEFDDVKARLARLENKRKLNDTKDGNKPTLRRTAGGNNDPDSNGNGKSDDDRPTLGRRE; translated from the coding sequence ATGCGTCGGTTTCAGACAGCCATACTCGCGCTGGCGATGGCCGGATTGGCCGTCCCGGGTGCGGTCTACGCACAGTCGCAGCCCAGCGATAAGGACAGCAGCAAGTCTCCCCAGTCACCAACCGGCTCCCCCGTGCCGACCGACGCCAGCAAATCCACGCCTGAAGAGATCCAGAAGGCGAAGGAAGAGGCTGCGAAGAAGGCCGATTCCATCCCGCAGCCGGGCGAAAAGCTGAACAAGAACATTAAGAAGGGCAGCGACGACGACGTCGATGCTGCCGGCACCCGCGATATCGGCGGCCGCGGTATGGGCAACTGGTACTCCACCGACTGGGAGATCAGGAACGGCAAGGGCTACGCCATGGAGATCGAGCGCAGCGCCCGCCTGATCAACGACCCTGTCATCAATGAGTACGTCAACCGCATCGGCCAGAACATCGTAAAGAACTCCGACTCGAAGGTTCCGTTCACCATCAAGGTGCTCGATACCGATGAGGTCAATGCTATGGCTCTGCCCGGCGGCTTCTTCTACGTGAACAGCGGGCTCATTTTGGCCTGCGACGAAGAGGCTGAGCTGGCAGGTGTGATGGCCCATGAGATCGCTCACGTGGCGGCGCACCATGCAGCCCGCGAGATGACCCGCATGAACTACATGCAGATCGGCCAGGTGCCGCTGATCATCTTCACCTCGGGAACCTGGACCGGATACGGTATCTACCAGGCCAGCCAGCTCGCTCTGCCGCTGACCTTCCTGCAGTTCTCCCGTAACTTTGAAGCGCAGGCCGACTGGCTCGGACTGCAGTATATGTACCGCTCCGGCTACGATCCGCAGGCGTTTATCCAGTTCTTTGAAAAGATTGACGCCCTGCAGAAGCACAAGCCCGGCATGATCTCCAAGGCCTTCAGCTCGCATCCGCAGACGCCTGACCGTATCGAGCGTAGCGAGGATGAGATCGCCACCATCCTGCCGTCAAAGCCGGACTACGTGGTCACGACCTCGGAGTTCGATGACGTGAAGGCCCGCCTGGCGCGGCTCGAGAACAAGCGCAAGCTGAACGACACCAAGGATGGCAACAAGCCCACCCTGCGCCGCACCGCCGGCGGCAACAACGACCCGGACTCGAACGGCAACGGCAAGTCGGATGACGACCGCCCGACCCTCGGCCGCCGCGAGTAG
- a CDS encoding inositol-3-phosphate synthase produces MSNHNAANEAAAQIQPAKGKLGVMIPGMGAVATTLIAGVEAVRKGFAKPIGSLAEMGTIRLGKRTEGNSPLIKDFVPLADLNDLVFTGWDIFGGNLYDAAKTAQVLDRDQLDQIKPFLEGIEPMPAVFDKHYVKRLDGKKVKTGRSKCDLANQIRNDIAEFKTRTDRQVMIWCGSTEIFLEPKEVHSTLEKFEKGLVNDDPDIAPSMIYAWACLKEGIPFINGAPNLTVDIPALQDLSKQAGVPTAGKDFKTGQTFMKTVLAPAFKTRMLGLSGWYSTNILGNRDGEVLDDPDNFKTKEETKLGVLDYILQPKLHPDLYKDIYHKVRINYYPPRGDNKEGWDNIDIFGWLGYPMQIKVDFLCRDSILAAPLALDLILFMDLANRTPALKKLGMQEWLSFYFKAPTVPEGLYPEHDLFIQSMKLKNTLRHIMGEGLITHLGLDYYGD; encoded by the coding sequence ATGTCTAATCACAACGCAGCCAACGAAGCTGCGGCGCAGATTCAGCCCGCCAAGGGAAAGCTTGGCGTCATGATTCCAGGCATGGGAGCAGTTGCGACGACGCTCATCGCAGGTGTTGAAGCAGTTCGCAAAGGTTTTGCAAAACCGATCGGTTCACTGGCCGAGATGGGAACCATCCGGCTCGGCAAGCGTACCGAGGGAAATTCACCGCTGATTAAGGACTTCGTTCCACTGGCTGACCTGAATGACCTCGTCTTCACCGGTTGGGACATCTTCGGTGGCAATCTATATGACGCCGCAAAGACGGCTCAGGTTCTCGATCGCGATCAACTGGATCAAATTAAGCCGTTCCTCGAAGGCATTGAGCCGATGCCGGCGGTCTTTGACAAGCACTACGTCAAGCGTCTCGATGGCAAGAAGGTGAAGACCGGCCGCAGCAAGTGCGATCTGGCCAATCAGATCCGAAACGATATCGCGGAGTTCAAGACCAGGACCGATCGCCAGGTGATGATCTGGTGCGGCTCCACCGAGATCTTCCTGGAGCCGAAAGAGGTCCACTCCACGCTGGAAAAATTTGAAAAAGGCCTGGTTAACGACGACCCCGATATCGCTCCGTCGATGATCTACGCGTGGGCCTGCCTGAAGGAAGGCATTCCCTTCATCAACGGCGCGCCCAATCTCACCGTGGATATTCCTGCGCTGCAGGACCTTTCGAAGCAGGCAGGTGTGCCCACCGCGGGTAAAGACTTCAAGACCGGCCAGACCTTCATGAAGACCGTGCTTGCGCCGGCCTTCAAGACCCGCATGCTAGGCCTCTCAGGCTGGTACTCGACCAACATTCTCGGCAACCGCGACGGTGAAGTTCTGGACGATCCGGATAACTTCAAGACCAAGGAAGAGACCAAGCTCGGTGTGCTGGATTACATCCTGCAGCCGAAGCTCCATCCGGATCTGTATAAGGATATCTATCACAAGGTCCGCATCAACTATTACCCGCCGCGCGGCGATAACAAAGAAGGCTGGGATAATATCGATATCTTCGGATGGCTCGGATATCCGATGCAGATCAAGGTCGACTTCCTCTGCCGCGACTCCATTCTGGCCGCGCCGCTGGCACTGGATCTGATCCTCTTCATGGACCTCGCCAATCGCACACCGGCGCTGAAGAAGCTGGGCATGCAGGAGTGGCTGAGCTTCTACTTCAAGGCGCCGACGGTGCCTGAAGGTCTGTATCCGGAGCACGATCTGTTTATACAGTCGATGAAGCTGAAGAACACTCTTCGTCACATTATGGGTGAGGGTCTTATTACTCACTTAGGCTTGGATTATTACGGGGATTAG
- a CDS encoding ROK family protein produces MQNARIGIDLGGTKIEALVLDEHGQERKRLRISTPREYSATVEAIRDLVTGIESELGISATVGVGMPGTIVRSTGLVKNANSTWLIGKPFERDLSTALNREVRCANDANCLAVSEATDGAAAGIATVFAVIIGTGCGGGIALHGRVHEGRNAIAGEWGHNGLPWPTADEVPGPPCYCGKHGCMETWVSGTGLGNDFTRVTGVAKTGAEVGVMAEGGDPDAMAAFSRLEDRLARGLSNVIHILDPDVIVMGGGLSKAKRLYENLPALIEKYSFGGGVDTPVVHAKHGDSSGVRGAAWLWPL; encoded by the coding sequence ATGCAGAACGCGCGTATTGGCATTGATCTGGGTGGAACGAAGATAGAGGCCCTGGTGTTGGATGAGCACGGCCAGGAACGTAAACGGTTACGCATTTCAACCCCGCGAGAGTACTCCGCAACCGTCGAAGCTATCCGTGACTTAGTCACCGGAATAGAGTCTGAACTTGGTATCTCCGCCACAGTCGGTGTAGGTATGCCGGGCACCATTGTGCGCAGCACGGGGCTGGTCAAGAACGCGAATTCAACCTGGCTGATCGGCAAGCCGTTTGAGCGCGATCTGAGCACGGCACTCAACCGTGAAGTCCGCTGCGCCAACGACGCGAACTGCCTCGCCGTCTCCGAGGCGACCGACGGCGCCGCCGCAGGCATCGCCACCGTCTTCGCTGTCATCATCGGAACCGGCTGCGGCGGAGGCATCGCCCTGCACGGCCGCGTCCACGAGGGGCGCAATGCCATCGCCGGAGAGTGGGGGCACAATGGCCTGCCCTGGCCCACGGCTGATGAGGTTCCCGGTCCTCCCTGCTACTGCGGTAAGCACGGCTGCATGGAGACCTGGGTCTCCGGGACCGGTCTGGGCAACGACTTCACTCGCGTTACCGGTGTCGCAAAAACCGGCGCCGAGGTGGGGGTCATGGCCGAGGGTGGCGACCCTGATGCCATGGCTGCTTTTTCTCGTTTGGAGGACCGTTTGGCCAGGGGTTTATCCAACGTTATCCACATCCTCGACCCCGACGTGATCGTCATGGGAGGGGGGCTTTCGAAGGCAAAACGCCTCTACGAGAACCTCCCAGCCCTGATCGAAAAGTACAGTTTCGGCGGCGGCGTAGACACGCCCGTAGTCCACGCCAAGCACGGCGACTCCTCCGGTGTCCGCGGAGCAGCGTGGCTCTGGCCCCTCTAA
- a CDS encoding DedA family protein: MTEKIINFLLPYITGLIAALHYPGIVLLMGIESACIPLPSEIIMPFAGYVVYQGKMSLFWAATMGALGCNLGSVVAYWLGAYGGRPLVEKFGRYVLMSKHDLDRVDHYFQKYGDITVLIGRLLPVVRTFIALPAGIARMPQLRFHIYTFIGSWPWCFALAWVGMKAGESWNDPNSMLKKVLHKADAAILLLLVAGIVWFVWTHLKNSRSEANA; this comes from the coding sequence ATGACTGAAAAAATTATCAATTTTCTCTTGCCGTACATTACCGGCCTGATCGCCGCGCTGCACTATCCCGGCATTGTTCTCCTTATGGGCATTGAGTCGGCCTGCATTCCGCTTCCCAGCGAAATCATCATGCCGTTTGCCGGCTATGTGGTCTACCAGGGCAAGATGAGCCTCTTCTGGGCCGCCACTATGGGTGCGCTCGGTTGCAATCTTGGCTCGGTGGTGGCGTACTGGCTGGGAGCCTACGGCGGACGTCCGTTGGTGGAGAAGTTCGGGCGCTACGTGCTGATGAGCAAGCACGACCTCGACCGTGTCGACCATTACTTCCAGAAGTACGGAGACATCACGGTCCTGATTGGCCGTCTGCTGCCCGTGGTGCGCACCTTTATAGCGCTCCCCGCCGGCATCGCAAGGATGCCGCAGCTCCGCTTCCACATCTATACCTTTATCGGCTCCTGGCCATGGTGCTTTGCGCTGGCATGGGTGGGAATGAAGGCAGGCGAAAGCTGGAACGACCCTAACTCCATGCTGAAGAAGGTTTTGCACAAGGCGGATGCCGCGATCCTGCTGCTGCTCGTCGCCGGCATCGTCTGGTTCGTCTGGACGCACCTGAAGAATTCACGCAGCGAAGCAAACGCTTAA